From a region of the Mercurialis annua linkage group LG1-X, ddMerAnnu1.2, whole genome shotgun sequence genome:
- the LOC126665507 gene encoding WUSCHEL-related homeobox 3, protein MSPSSSSSSSSRWCPTPEQLMILEELYKSGIRTPNASQIQRITAHLSLYGKIEGKNVFYWFQNHKARDRQKLRRKLLKQIQQQQHQQIFHHHYDHQLQMQHFNQSSHLLNYFDLPAPPPPPIPSSSFQPLSSAAFFPLHHQGGIEGAATQMMKNNKTWNNMEMENWRMRTYGYDWMMMMDEMGESSEGTKKPLETLQLFPITATNLKEECKNNNTSASSSSNY, encoded by the exons atgtctccttcatcttcatcttcatcatcatcaagATGGTGTCCAACACCAGAACAGTTGATGATCTTGGAAGAGTTATACAAAAGTGGAATAAGAACTCCAAATGCTTCACAAATTCAAAGAATCACTGCTCATCTCTCTTTATATGGAAAAATTGAAGGCAAAAATGTTTTTTACTGGTTTCAAAATCATAAAGCTAGAGATAGACAGAAACTCAGAAGAAAACTTCTTAAGCAAATTCAACAGCAGCAGCACCAGCAGATTTTTCATCATCATTATGATCATCAACTTCAGATGCAGCACTTTAATCAATCAAGCCACCTTCTCAACTATTTTGATCTTCctgctcctcctcctcctccgatTCCTAGTTCATCTTTTCAACCACTGTCTTCTGCTGCCTTTTTTCCTCTTCATCATCAG GGAGGAATTGAAGGTGCAGCGACACAAATGATGAAGAATAATAAGACATGGAATAATATGGAGATGGAGAATTGGAGGATGAGAACGTACGGCTATGATTGGATGATGATGATGGATGAAATGGGAGAGTCATCAGAAGGTACCAAAAAACCACTGGAAACACTTCAACTTTTTCCAATCACAGCAACAAATCTGAAAGAAGAATGCAAAAACAACAACACATCAGCATCATCATCATCCAATTACTAA